The genomic window AAAACACTTTTCTGCTTATATTCCGTCATGGATATTCTACGGAATTTATGTGAAAGGACTTTTATTTCATCCTGGTCATTATTTGATTCACTTACATTATCCCAAGGGAATATATCTATAAAAATCCCATGATTTATATTTTGATTTCTTTTGGAGTTTTCTATAAATAATGTGTTTTTATCTCGTACTTTTGCAAAATATAAAGGGTATTCTTTTTCAGTATAAAAATGCTGTATAAAAAGGTGTGAAGGTAATTTATGTTGAAGTTGTAAGAACCTTTCATAATCAGCCCTAGGCATTGCAATATCTATATCATCGTCCCAAGGGATAAACCCTTCATGCCTAACTGCACCAAGGGCTGTGCCGCCGATAGCGAAATAGGTAAGGTTCTCTTCACGGAATATTTTTTGCAGTTCCGATATCATTTGTATCTGATGTAACTGCACTTTTCTAACTAAATTCATAGACTAGATATTATAGAATAAGACGATGAATGGATTCTAATCCAAGTAGAGAGTTAAAAACACAAAAATGATTAACTTTCTATGGGGATATAATTCTTCGTTTGTAGTTGATGCATATGTTAGCTTTTCTTTAAGTATTTTTATTTGTATGAATATTTATCAACAGCGGCTCTCTAAC from Shewanella putrefaciens includes these protein-coding regions:
- a CDS encoding LicD family protein, encoding MNLVRKVQLHQIQMISELQKIFREENLTYFAIGGTALGAVRHEGFIPWDDDIDIAMPRADYERFLQLQHKLPSHLFIQHFYTEKEYPLYFAKVRDKNTLFIENSKRNQNINHGIFIDIFPWDNVSESNNDQDEIKVLSHKFRRISMTEYKQKSVFRKFKTYFYQWLYKEHCQDALFKKIDMVYKKHNKVDTGKIGNVTFNDAIYLTDLYPLQMLKFESIELPCPKNVERYLTEKYGDYMQIPKESERVHHNPIKIEFNIHRENNNG